From the Papaver somniferum cultivar HN1 chromosome 2, ASM357369v1, whole genome shotgun sequence genome, the window ATCAACGAAAAAGCCGgtgttttattttcatttgagaaaaaaaagaagaatactCCTAGTTTGTATcagtttcttctcttttttttttgaaaatttcaaaTGAAAAACTTACTTCAATCATGAATAATCATCTTGAAAAAGCAAAAAGAGCTGTTTTAATTACACATCTGCTCATTCAATAACTACACCAGACTCCTAAAAAGCAAATAACCACATACATTGTGACCTCAAGTATCTCTACTGAAATACAAGACAAAATGATCTCAACAAGAGAAGCTATAAACCTAGCATTATTCTAACCTATGTTCATCTAGTTAGTTTCTTGAACAGTCAATGTGGGACAAGCAGAAGTTGCAGACAGGGGAGCGGGAGAAGTTGCAGACAGGGGAGCGGGAGAAGTTGCAGGTGGGGGACAGGGAGAAGCTGCAGGCAGGGGACAGGGAGAAGCTGCAGGAAGGGGACAGGGAGAAGCTGTAGATGGTGTTGATGGTAAATACCTCAGCTGGTAACTAGCAAGCGCTGGTCCGAAAATGCTGAATTTCCCAGCACTGCTAAATGCTACTTCTGCATCATTTCGATTCTTGAAAACCACTTTGGCACGGCAACACTTCCTGGTTACTTCTGTATCAGACTCCAACAAAGGCCCAAAACGGCTAAATATCTTGTTTAGATCTGTTTCTAAAGGAATAGAATCAGCCTGTGTGAAGTTCAGTACTAGCGCCGTGTGAGACGGATCATTTGCATCGTTCTTAATCAAATTACTTACTGCTAGTGCTTCTGTAACCGAATTGGTGCTGACATCAGGATCTGGCTGTTTAGAATCAATAGTGTAAACGGAACCTTCTGATTCATCGCTGGAACTGTATTCCTCAATTACTAGGGAAGGACTTGATGGAGGATTTTTTTCCAATTCAACAGTGCTAGAATCCTTCTTAGACTTGGCTTTAGACGTGGGTTTTCGCTTTCTTTTCTGAATCTTGCGGGGtgactgttcttcgggagtacCTCCACTAATCATATCAGTACAATATGGGTCGTCCTCTTCGTCACTATATATCTCCGCAGCATTGGCCTCAATCTTGGACAGTTTTGCATTTCTACCACCACTACTTTTTAATTGACCGCTCTTCTTCTTCCCAGAACCGGACTGGTCTAAATTAATTGAATTCCTATAATCAGTGAAGAAACCAACTATGATGGTCAGAAAACTGTAACCTTTCATAGGATCTCGTGCAGCTAAGTGAAGCTGTGATAACATCTCATCTGGATCAGAGTATTCTTTTGGAATGGTGATCTTTCGCTTTTTGGATTTCTCATTCAGCTTCTCGCTGCTCCGATCTATCTTACCTGCACTTTTTCGGGACCTTCCACCACTAGAATTTAGTATCGGAGGGGATCCTTTCAGTTGACTAGCAACTCTACGTAAGCTTTCTCCAACCTTGAAAGATCCTGGAGTTCGAAATTCACCATCCTCATTACTTGACTGCGAAAGCCCTTCTTTGCCAGTTTTCCCTGCCAAGTCATCAGAGAAGGACCCAACAGACTTATGCTTTTTGCCACCAGGGGTTGGTGTACTAGGAGGCTTGTCTTGACTTCCAAGCTTTCTTTTCTCGAAAGGTGCTTCTTCAGTCGTGGAAGTGAGAGCTGGCATCTTAAAATTGGGATCCAATAACCCTCCCCAGAAACCAAACTCAGCCATTCGTAGATGACCCTTAGAACGATAGAAGGCTGCTAACTGAGCTCGAGTTACCACATTTTCCATCTTATCACATCCTCCAAGGGGGTTCAGTGCAAAGTTTTTGATATCCTCAACAACCTTACCAGGTTCAAATGTAGCAGCACCCATATTCTTGTCAACACCATCTCTTCTACTAGAGTCGGCCCGAATTCCAGCATTTGTTATTATCTGTGACTTGATCTCAGAACAAGCTTCATCTGGTACACAGGAACATAGCAACCCTCGCTGTACACGTCTAGAAATCTCATCCAAGGCAGAACCAATAGCAGAACGAAACTCTTCCATATCAGTTTGTCTTTCCATCTGTGAGAAATTAGCTTCAAACGGCTTCAAAGACGACGCAACATTCCAAGCAAAGGTCTGATCCCCAAAATACGCAACCAAAAGTCTTTT encodes:
- the LOC113347778 gene encoding uncharacterized protein LOC113347778 isoform X2, coding for MEEEATNSKDLNPNTTIPMEVISTPSMDSSTTSSSITTTTTTITQISVSEKPQISDEQVRVSGFGAGSLLKPLVKCSEKVSEGKFQVESVVGSVSVHKEVGENGGGGVLEEVEIRVSEMEKVEEISEVVVISEEEVVVINEEEEEKEDLGVEDVVGSVSVNKENGVLVLEEGENRKEIRVSELGTEEGAGAIEEEEKQDLVVDDEKMVCENVNGGDESMSAASEEEEDASGGDDKTSTGDNKMGSPVDDGDESMSAASEEEDVSGGDDKTTTGDKAEDAEEEEEENMVGVDVKEDSSLAAEDISGAVKTTGKGGGGTKAEEKGICKNMGEIVKHNEEGNEYSVSDLIWGKVSSHPWWPGQIFDPQAASKLAKKHQKHDRKRLLVAYFGDQTFAWNVASSLKPFEANFSQMERQTDMEEFRSAIGSALDEISRRVQRGLLCSCVPDEACSEIKSQIITNAGIRADSSRRDGVDKNMGAATFEPGKVVEDIKNFALNPLGGCDKMENVVTRAQLAAFYRSKGHLRMAEFGFWGGLLDPNFKMPALTSTTEEAPFEKRKLGSQDKPPSTPTPGGKKHKSVGSFSDDLAGKTGKEGLSQSSNEDGEFRTPGSFKVGESLRRVASQLKGSPPILNSSGGRSRKSAGKIDRSSEKLNEKSKKRKITIPKEYSDPDEMLSQLHLAARDPMKGYSFLTIIVGFFTDYRNSINLDQSGSGKKKSGQLKSSGGRNAKLSKIEANAAEIYSDEEDDPYCTDMISGGTPEEQSPRKIQKRKRKPTSKAKSKKDSSTVELEKNPPSSPSLVIEEYSSSDESEGSVYTIDSKQPDPDVSTNSVTEALAVSNLIKNDANDPSHTALVLNFTQADSIPLETDLNKIFSRFGPLLESDTEVTRKCCRAKVVFKNRNDAEVAFSSAGKFSIFGPALASYQLRYLPSTPSTASPCPLPAASPCPLPAASPCPPPATSPAPLSATSPAPLSATSACPTLTVQETN
- the LOC113347778 gene encoding uncharacterized protein LOC113347778 isoform X1; its protein translation is MEEEATNSKDLNPNTTIPMEVISTPSMDSSTTSSSITTTTTTITQISVSEKPQISDEQVRVSGFGAGSLLKPLVKCSEKVSEGKFQVESVVGSVSVHKEVGENGGGGVLEEVEIRVSEMEKVEEISEVVVISEEEVVVINEEEEEKEDLGVEDVVGSVSVNKENGVLVLEEGENRKEIRVSELGTEEGAGAIEEEEKQDLVVDDEKMVCENVNGGDESMSAASEEEEDASGGDDKTSTGDNKMGSPVDDGDESMSAASEEEDVSGGDDKTTTGDKAEDAEEEEEENMVGVDVKEDSSLAAEDISGAVKTTGKGGGGTKAEEKVVDLGICKNMGEIVKHNEEGNEYSVSDLIWGKVSSHPWWPGQIFDPQAASKLAKKHQKHDRKRLLVAYFGDQTFAWNVASSLKPFEANFSQMERQTDMEEFRSAIGSALDEISRRVQRGLLCSCVPDEACSEIKSQIITNAGIRADSSRRDGVDKNMGAATFEPGKVVEDIKNFALNPLGGCDKMENVVTRAQLAAFYRSKGHLRMAEFGFWGGLLDPNFKMPALTSTTEEAPFEKRKLGSQDKPPSTPTPGGKKHKSVGSFSDDLAGKTGKEGLSQSSNEDGEFRTPGSFKVGESLRRVASQLKGSPPILNSSGGRSRKSAGKIDRSSEKLNEKSKKRKITIPKEYSDPDEMLSQLHLAARDPMKGYSFLTIIVGFFTDYRNSINLDQSGSGKKKSGQLKSSGGRNAKLSKIEANAAEIYSDEEDDPYCTDMISGGTPEEQSPRKIQKRKRKPTSKAKSKKDSSTVELEKNPPSSPSLVIEEYSSSDESEGSVYTIDSKQPDPDVSTNSVTEALAVSNLIKNDANDPSHTALVLNFTQADSIPLETDLNKIFSRFGPLLESDTEVTRKCCRAKVVFKNRNDAEVAFSSAGKFSIFGPALASYQLRYLPSTPSTASPCPLPAASPCPLPAASPCPPPATSPAPLSATSPAPLSATSACPTLTVQETN